CAGGAGCCTTTAGTGTGCAAGTATTGCAACAAACAATTCACCACCCTGAACAGGTTGGATCGGCATGAACAGATCTGCATGAGGTCAAGCCACATGCCCATTCCTGGAGGAAACCAACGCTTTTTAGAAAACTATCCTACCATCGGACAAAATGGAGGTTCATTCACAGGTCCAGAACCTTTATTATCTGAAAATAGGATTGGTGAATTTTCCAGTACCGGAAGTACTTTGCCAGACACGGACCACATGGTTAAATTTGTTAATGGGCAAATGCTCTACAGTTGCGTTGTGTGCAAACGTAGTTATGTGACCTTATCTAGCCTCCGAAGACATGCAAATGTTCACTCCTGGAGAAGAACATATCCTTGCCATTACTGCAACAAAGTATTTGCATTGGCTGAGTACAGGACAAGGCATGAAATTTGGCATACGGGAGAAAGACGATATCAGTGCATTTTCTGTCTTGAAACTTTCATGACCTACTATATACTCAAAAATCATCAGAAGTCTTTCCATGCCATCGATCATAGACTTTCCATCAGTAAAAAAACAGCAAATGGAGGCTTGAAGCCTAGCGTCTATCCGTATAAACTTTATAGGCTACTGCCTATGAAATGCAAGAGAGCCCCTTATAAGAGCTACCGAAATTCTTCCTATGAAAATGCACGAGAAAACAGTCAAATGAATGAGTCTGCACCTGGTACCTATGTTGTTCAGAATCCACACAGCTCTGAATTACCGACGCTGAATTTCCAAGATACTGTAAACACCCTGACCAACAGTCCAGCCATCCCATTGGAAACATCTGCATGTCAGGACATACCCACTTCTGCCAATGTACAAAATGCAGAGGGTACCAAATGGGGAGAGGAGGCATTGAAAATTGATCTTGACAATAACTTTTATTCAGCTGAGGTGTCAGTTTCTTCCACTGAAAATGCTGTCAGTTCTGACCTCCGGGCAGGGGATGTACCTGTTTTATCTTTGAGTAATAGCAGTGAGAATGCCGCCTCTGTGATCAGCTACAGTGGCTCTGCACCCTCGGTCATTGTACACAGCAGCCAGTTTTCATCGGTGATCATGCACAGCAATGCCATTGCTGCCATGACCAGCAGCAACCACAGAGCCTTTTCAGACCCAGCTGTCAGTCAGTCCCTGAAAGATGACAGTAAGCCCGAGCCAGATAAAGTGGGTAGGTTTGCAAGCAGACCCAAAAGcattaaggagaaaaagaaaactacatcaCATACCAGGGGAGAAATACCGGAGGAGTCAAACTATGTTGCTGATCCTGGAGGATCACTGAGCAAAACCACAAATATTGCTGAAGAAACCAGCAAAACTGAAACCTACATTGCAAAACCTGCTCTGCCGGGAACCTCCACAAATAGTAATGTTGCACCCCTTTGCCAAATAACAGTGAAAATTGGAAACGAAGCCATTGTGAAAAGGCACATTCTGGGAtctaaattgttttataaaagagGGAGAAGACCCAAGTATCAGATGCAGGAGGAGCCTTTGCCACAGGGGAATGACCCAGAACCCAGTGGAGACAGCCCACTCGGGCTTTGCCAATCCGAGTGCATGGAGATGAGTGAAGTGTTCGATGACGCAAGTGACCAGGATTCCACTGACAAACCGTGGCGCCCTTACTACAACTACAAACCCAAAAAGAAATCCAGACAgttgaaaaaaatgaggaaagtcAACTGGAGGAAGGAGCACGGAAACAGGAGCCCGAGCCATAAATGTAAATACCCAGCAGAACTGGATTGCGCCGTGGGGAAGGCTCCTCAGGATAAACCCTTTGAGGAAGAAGAAACTAAAGAGATGCCCAAGCTGCAGTGTGAACTCTGTGATGGAGACAAAGCAGTGGGGGCTGGAAACCAAGGAAGGCCCCACCGACATCTTACTTCTCGGCCGTATGCCTGCGAGCTCTGCGCCAAGCAGTTCCAGAGCCCTTCCACACTCAAAATGCACATGAGATGTCACACCGGGGAGAAGCCATACCAGTGCAAGACCTGCGGACGGTGCTTTTCAGTGCAAGGAAACTTACAGAAACACGAACGCATCCACCTGGGCTTGAAGGAGTTCGTCTGTCAGTATTGCAACAAGGCATTCACCTTGAATGAGACCCTCAAAATCCATGAAAGAATCCATACTGGAGAAAAGCGTTACCACTGTCAGTTCTGCTTTCAGAGATTTTTGTATCTCTCCACCAAAAGGAATCACGAGCAGAGGCATATTCGGGAGCATAATGGGAAGGGCTATGCCTGCTTCCAGTGCCCCAAAATTTGCAAAACAGCTGCTGCCCTTGGAATGCACCAAAAGAAACACTTATTCAAAAGCCCAAGTCAGCAGGAGAAAATAGGTGACATGTGCCACGAAAACTCAAATCCCTTGGAGAATCAACATTTCATTGGTTCAGAAGACAATGACCAAAAGGATAACATACAAACCGGTGTGGAAAATGTTGTCCTTTGAGTGgcaagaattagaaaaatcttcaaaaatataGTTGGTGGTTTTTTTTAGTTATGATTTAAGTTTAGTTTAATTTTGTCCACGTGACAGTCATGAAggagtgaaattaaaaaaaaaaaacaactcatttgtgaaaattccagaaaaaggaTCCTAATATCTACTTTGGGTTTTAGCATTAACTTTATGCAAAGTGCACAAAAACAATAGAGCTGACTCCTCCAATATCCCAAGTTTCTTGTGAAAGTTAATAAAATTCTTAGCTGTGGTATTTCTACCAGTGAAAAAAGGAGTTAATTTTAGCCTAGTTTAAAACTTTCTAATAATTGCTAATAAGAACTGGCTGCTGAACTGTCTTTAGTCACTGGAGAAAATAAGGGTCAGATATCCTGAAGATGGCATCTTCGTAAATATGTTACGTGGTAATGAGCTGTGTGACGGTCTTTATTCCCATCTGGCTTCTGCActattaaaatttgtttaaattaatgGATACACATGAAATACTTAAACAATATAACTGAAATTATGTGCATAATGAGTAACCTAAAGTAGGACATTCATACATTATGTAGAACTACTTTTCTGCAACACAAACcttgtaaaatacatatataaatcacTATAACTTTTAACTGTCCATATCCCCTGTAGAGAATTATGAGGAGCAATAGATCTGCAAATAATGAGGACTGATGTAAAAATCAATAGAAAGCATTTTGAATATGATTTAAGAGCATGTGAATGCTTTTAGATGGAATGCTGTTCCCTTGAAGTTATGGCTGAGCTGTTCTTAGAACTGGTCTACTCAATTCACAGAAAACATAGGTCATGCCTTATCTATGGGGGAACACCCTCCCAGAATTTACCTGTGATTACCTGTGCTGCATATTACTTTGCAATGGCCTCATCTCAGAGAATGAAAGAGGGTCACATTCTTCTGAAACTCTCTGCAGTCTTCCAACCACCACAAGGCCATGGATGTGGGGGTCTATTCCAGACAGACTTAAGGGTTCAAGTGGAACCTGCCATCTCCCATTCCACTAAAGGACTGTCCAAGAGATTTAGTGCAAGGTACACTGCAGTAGTGAATTCCCAGGCACTTGAAAGTGACTGCCTAATCCCTACAATTACTAGCCTTGTTGGAGATTATGCAGCCCACAAGTACAGACTAGTATAAAGCAAAAGGACAAAGgaacccccaccctccaccccacccatTAACGACTTGAGTGGGCAAGAAGAAGTGATGGCCTTCCTTGCCTAAAACAGTAGCTTTGTTTTTAGGGGATGGGAAGGTAGGATGTGGAGTGACATGGTTCTATCCTTTACTTGTGAGACTCAgaaatatatctacaaagccagaTGCTCTGTCTTCATATTTGCAGACATCTAGACCCCTTGCTAAAAACccactgaagttttttttttatgttctttgaCCCACACCATCAACATTACCCTCAAATCTAATTGCCCTACAGCATATTCTATCATGTGGACTAGGTTCCTGGAAAGCTGGAACTCATGATTCTTTTTCAAACTGCCAGaatagaagggagagagaaaacattTCTACCCTTTGATCACCAGTGTGAACAGAATCCGGAATGCAGTTTCAGCGTGACCTGCAGTCATTCATGTTCATTGGATTTGACAGATGGAAACCCAAGTTTATCGAAGATTGGAAGGTTATCATTGTGAAGAAGTAGCTCAAAGGACTCCGGTTTCTGTCTACAAGTGTGATGTCTCCATGAAGAAGACTTAGTATGGATTTGGGTGGGTAAGAAAGCATTTAAATGCCCAGGAAAGGACATGATTAAAGTTGACCGTTTAATACTGTAGTACCTTGCTGTTAAGTAACCCCACTATTGTATCTGCATTTATCTTTTGTTCATCTACTTTCACTTACATACAGTATTATATAAGtagagaaaaatgggaaaatgcaagcaaattcaactttattttatacattgtagATATGTACACCCTACACTATTCATTTGGGTTTTGTTAAAGAGATAGTCACAAAGGGCTTATGAAAATCATTTTTGAATTGATAATTAGAATATTGAATAAGCAATCCTATGATCCACTAATTTGTTTTATCAGTTAATAATATTAATCAAAGACATTTACTGTATATTCTAGTCATTTTGATTTGAGTTAACCCCAAATATAAAATTACCTGTAGTGATGTCTCTCTCCCAGCCCTTATATGTGGATATTTTTTAAGTGGACTTGTATGCTGATAATTCTAGACCAAAGTAAATATGGCAGAATatttatacatgaaaaaataattttgcaaatattttctataattgtattcatttaaaatgttgataGCTTGTGTTAGTTTCAGGGAGGGGTGTATATTTTGATAAAAAAATACTTGACTTTGTAATTCTGTATATTCTATACAATTTATAGCAGAGCCGTTTTAAGACAGCCTTGTCACATTTTTTTGTTAATTGTGAAAATTCTATTGAGTGATGTTTAAGTATGCATTGAGTACATGACCAACTAGAATTAAAGTAAGTGTAAACAGTGAACATACTGTATGCTGTACAAGATATAATGTAACTTGCTGTTTTAGCATCTGTATTTTGGTTAGAAGATATTATTAAATGCAGATGTTAAGGATTGGAaaagtctaattttatttttagaaataatggaTATAAATTTGTTTTTGCTTGATTAAAATAGCTTATTCCTACATTAAgtctctttttaaatgttttcatgttaTTTCTTTTGTGCAGCTATTTCATCTGTGTGAGTCACAGCTTTGTTTCCACGTATTATTCagtttatttctgtttccttaCTTGTTTACATTCCGTGGTACCTACTTACATGCTTAGGAGTCAAATGGATTATGACATTaggaaaaaagcagaataaaagagATTGAAGTCTTCTGATGATTGAGTGTTTTGGATAGGCCTGATCTTATAATGATAAATCAGAGAATGAAATGCTCTCCAGGAAGCATTctgctccactccactcatccGCGGGAAACAAATTACATTTATTGCGTACCAGGCACTGGGCAATGTCTTTACATAGGCTATttcattaacacacacacaccagaattCGACCTCATTATCCTCGTTTTATAGTGACTTTGAGAAGGTCTCACAACCAGACAAAGCCAGGATGCTAACCtaggtctgcctgactccaaagcccatgtttTTGTTCCTTCTCAACACTGTAGAGAAAAATGATTTATAGAAACTGAACAGAGTATGAGGAAAGGAGATATGATAAAGTAATGCAGCTTTAGGATGGCAGTTAGTGACTCCCCTGGAACAGGATTAAAGGAGGCTGTGTCAGGTTCAGCTTCCCCTGAATTGGGCTTCCCTTACATCTCAGGAGATTGCCCTATAAAATCAGTAAAATTTGTGCACTTTTTTAAGGATATGGAGTAAAATTGTAATAGCATTATAAGCTGGTAGTtttcacacaaagaaaaaaatacgttCCGTCGTCACAGACTCTACTCCTAAACTTAGCTAACTATCTTGCAAATGCCTGCAGTTTGTCCCAGTGGGCAATGTGAGAGGGGATGTCGGTGGCTCAGGCAGCACAGTCCATCGCCAACACAGAGAAAATTACTGCCAGGCCTACCAGTGGCTGGCCAGTAGCATCAATTTTGTATTGGAAGGGCAATCCAAACCAGATTCACCAAAAATTTGATAACTGTTATCTGCTAAAACTAACTTCATTATGTACAAGAACAACAGATTTAATATTGAAAGAATCTGTAACAATTGCGAAAGTAAAAGCATAAAACAAAAGTGTtagtatatttttttccattacttCAGATATTTTCATTCTTGCTACTCATCTTTTCTCATCACCTATTGATTGATTTAGTTGTACTCCCATCTGTCTCTTATCAGTTTATTTTTACAGAAGCAACAGCTCTTCCACTTCAGTTTCCTCCAAATCTGAGAATTCATCCCCCTCGCCCTCCCCAAATCCTGACCAGCTATTGATTTCTATTCTGGAGAGAGAAGCCTCCTTTACTCCCTCCCTAGTTTTGTACATCCTAACCCAGTTCTTCAAGCAAGATGGTCAGTGAGCAAGAAAGTTGGCTGGGTGTGCAATTTAGAACTATTCACTCTAAATTTAGACAATGAATGAAGAACTAGttagaaatgttttattatttcattagtaACATCTGAAACATTCTATTTAGAATGTTTTTCTGGAAAATCAAACACttttttgcaataattttaaaatatatgacttGTATGTAATTATAGGTGAAAGTATTTTATTCCAGTTAGAGAAACTGGTAAACAGACATTTTAAAGATGTAAtaatgtggccgggcgtggtggctcacaactgtaatcccagcacgttggaggcggaggcgggagttCAAGAAtgggctggccaacatggtgaaactccgtctctactaaaaatacaaaactttagctgggcatagtggtgggtgcctataatcccagctactggggaggctgaagcaggagaatcacttgaacctgggaggcggaggttgtagtgagccgagatcgtgcctctgcactctggcctgcgcaacagagcaagactccatctcaaaatataataatgcTAACTTATGTAAAATtgtaattaattcattcaaaatataCTTAATTTTTACTGCTGAACTAGGACTACAGAGATGTGAGGTAGCTTGTGCCTTTGAGGAACTTAAGTCTGGTGAAGGAGATTGATGAGACAATAGATGATTATAAAACAAAACTCTGAGCTCTTAAGAGGCCTAGAACCAAAGCAGAGAGAAGTGATACTGAGCGGGGGCTGGTGGATCTGGGCTTCACCAGAGGCGTCAGGTCCAGAGAGGAGCAACTAAAACAAAGGAGCCACCAGGGAATGTAGGTTGTTCCAAAAGTCTGGGGTTTGGGATGATGAACCTGGAGAGGCACATGGGACATATCATCAGGGCCTTGGCTTTGCCAGAGTTGGACCTCTATCCTGACAGCATAAGGCAGTGGGCAAGCAAAGAAGGGGGCTGGGTAGTAAGAGATGAACTCAGAGAGAGTTAACACAATATCCAAGCAAGATGAGAAGCCTTTGGAGGACTTCAGCAGAGAGTggaaagatctgatggtttacaAGGATCACTCTTACTGCGTGTAGTGAATAGACCACAGCCCGGGGCAAGGGTGGAGGCAGGGAGATGAGAAAGGAGACTGTGGCAGCACAGGCGGGAAATGACAGTGGCTTGGAAGAGGGTGGGAGTAGCGGGGATGGTAAGAAATGGGTCACATTCTGGAgatagatttttaattttgtaatatgGAAATTTTCAAGCCTATGCAGAAGTAGAATAGTTTGGTGAAACCCAGTGTACCCATCATTCAACAATCAACAATTCACAGCCAATGTTGTTTCATCAATACCCTCACCTACTTTCCTTCTCCACTGTATTATTTTGAAGCAGATCATAGACATCATacaatttcatctgtaaatatgtCAGTATACATCTCTAAAAAggtaaacaacatttttaatataACCATATCATTACCATtccttaaaaattaacatttcctTAATATCAAGTTCCATTCGTTAAACTTTCTGGTTGTctcatcattatatatatattttttacaattgGAATCAGAATCCAACTAAAGTCCCATACTACAATTAGTTGATATACCTGTCTTGTAATctacagattttctattttttcccttcGCAATTTCATTCCGAAGAAATTCTGTGTTCACAGTCTAGGAAGAAACAAGGCAACTTCTTAGGTTGGGTTATGTTCTTCCGTTAGGAGGTACACTCTGTGTGGCTTAGATATTGGATGTATTTTGAAGACAGATCTGATAGATTTGCTAATGGTGTAGATACCAGGGGTTGAAAAAGACAGGGATCAAAAATGACACCAAGGTTTGGGCCTGAACAATTAGAAGGATGGTGTTGCCAACTACCGGGGTTGGAAGTTCAGAAGAGGAGACTGACTTGAGGTAAGGATTTGAAAgttgtattttattcattcaaaatatatttgaggtGGGAGTACAGCACAAGAATGGACAAAACAAATAGTCCCTGGAGCCTGTGACATAGTGGGGAACACAAAAGGCTAAAAAGCTGATTAATTACAACCATACTAAATGCTATGCAGAAGAGCTGCATGGTGCTCTGAGGACATCTAATGGGGGAATGTAACCTAGTTGGCAGGTTCAAGGGAGGCTGTCTTTGaggaagtaacttttttttttttcagacctaGACCTGAGGAAGTAACTTTTGAGCTGAGGTCTGAAAGATAAATAAGAGTTGAAAGGAGAGAGAGTTTCTAGGTTGAGGGACTAACAGATATCAAGGGCAGCCTGTGGAGGGAACACAGTTCTTTGGAGGCCAGTGTTGGCCAGAGTACATGATAAATTGATTTAAAATCAGACTAGAGGACAGGAGCCATACCATGCAGAACCTTCAAGGTCATGCTAAGAATTTGGATCTTATTCTTAAGATCCGGAAGATCTTAAGAGCATCAGAAAGCCATTGAATTATTTAAAGCAGGTCGGGACAAGAAGAGGTATATTTAATCAGTTTTGTATTACAAAAAAGTCACTGTGGCTGAAATGTAGACAATGGCTTGGAAGACAGTAGCAGCCAGAAGTAGAGCAGTTAGGAAGCTACTGcagttgtgcaggctggagaTTATAGTGGCTTGGATTTGTTAACTGGAAAAACCTTAAACAAGTTAAatgtaacagagtttaattgagcaaagaaccaTTTGTGAATTGGGGACCCCTAAGAACCAGAATAGGTTTTAAGAACTCCAGCCTACAACGTAGTCAGGCAGCATTtataagaagaaaatggaagaagtAAGGTACAGAGGCAGCTTCATGGGCTATAGCTCACTGTTTTGCCTTATGTCAATCAGTCAGCTGCCTGAGATTGACTGAAGCTCAGCTGCTGAACTGACTGAGACTCAGCTGTTAGTTTAGGCATTTAGTTAGTTTACATACTAAGTAAGGTTGCAGTTCATTTTGGACTTGAGTATGAAGGCATCCTTAGGCCAAATTTAGTTTAGTTTAACTGATGATGTGATTGCAGTGAAGATGGAGAGAAAGGGGAGGATTTGGGAGATACTTAAGGGAGAGAATCAGCAGGACTTGATGTTTGATGATATATGGGAAGTGAGGGCTAGGGATGGATCAAGGATAGTCTTTGGGTTTTAGAATTGTTGAAGCTAGGAGTGCAAGATGTCCCGTCCATGAAGCTTGTATAGAGAAGGAAGAATCCAGAAAACACCAATACAAATGACCCCTGACTTCTGAGGTTTCcacttacaattttttgacttCATGATTAtgcaaaagcaatacacattcTGTAGAAACCATATTTTGAGTACCCATACAAGCATTCCATTTTTCactcagtacagtattcaataaatttcaTGAGCTATTCTACACTTTATCATAAAATAAGCATTGCATTGGATGAGTTTGCCCAACTGCAGGCTAAAGTAAGCATTTGACCCACATTTAAGGTAGACTAGGCTAAGCtatttggtagatttttttttttttttttgagatggaatctcgctctgttgcccaggctggagtgcaatgctgcgatcttggctcactgcaacctccgcctcccgggttcaagtgattctcctgcctcagcctccggagtagctgggattacaggcacgtgctaccatgcccggggaatgtttgtatttttagtagagatgggtttcaccacgttggccaggctggtcacgaaccccTGACCAGGGGGTTGAGGGGCTTGCCCAGGCCAGACAGGACCAACTCTGAGCATTTTGGTCTCCAAGACACTGTTTTCATCCCCACCTACTTATTCCACATTGACTAAGGTATTTTTTGGAAGAACCTAGagctgaaacaataaaaaatactgtCCTTTCCTGAAAATGAGTGTTTATTGGCCTGAGACTCTAATACTTTCAGAGACCTAGgtcattcctttttttattcGACATATTCTATATGGCAACTAGTACTGCCAGGCGCTATTCTAAGCATCTAATGaagattaactcatttaatcctcatatcaCCCCATGAGGGAAACACTATTATCATTGCCAACAATGTTTAGTTTGGTTATCTTTTTGCTGCACAGTGTCACaaaacagtggcttaaaacaaccatttattattatttcacatgGTTCTGTGGTTTGACTGGGATCAGCTGGGCAGAGCCTCTCACGCAGTTGCAGTTAGATGGTGATGAGGCTGGAGTCATCTAAAGGCATGACCAGGCTGGCATTAAAGCAGCCACAGCCCACCCAGTTTCAAGGGGTTGAAGGAGTAGACTCTAGTCCTCAGTGGGGGAGTCACAGACACTTACAGGGAGGGAAGGAATTGATGGCAGCCATCTTCAGAGGTAAGCTACAATGACGGGTCATTCCCAATGAGAAAAccaagcacagagaagttaaattacTTAccaaaggccacacagctggtatgTGAATAAACAGAGTTCATCCCAGGCAGTTGTGTTCCAGAGCCTGCTAGGAGAGGCAAAAGGGATTGGAGCTCAATAGCGCAGCCCGGACTCTCACAGCAGAGTCAGGGTGTGAAGAGCACAGCATTATTCATAGCAGAACTGGAGAGTCCTAGAGTCATCTATCAGGGAttggtgaaaaggaagaaattctaAAAATACTAGGAAATGTCAAGGACTGCCTAAACAAAGCTGTTATTATGTTGGGGGGTGAAAATATGGTCTCATGTGGCCCAAGGCAAGTGGAAGCCTTCAtactttcatttatcttttccatcaagaaaaaatgaaaatatgagtgTTGGGGGGCAGGAGTGGGTGGGGTATGTGTGTGgtatttttccttataaataatTAACATCTGGAACCTTTAGTCAGATACTCAAAGGGGTCATATATGGGAGAAACTAAGGCTTGGACCAGGGAGTTAAAATTTGCAGTGCAGACCAGCTTCAGAAGGTATCTTCAAGCTCCTCTGCTAAACGTCTGGGTCATCGATGACCTTATGCACATTTGCTCCCTCTAATGGAAGGACAAGGAAATGACATGTCTACTTCAAAAAGGTTAGTCGCATCACAGGAGTAGTGGGTATTGCCAGAAATAAGTCGACTCACCTCTGGAGTGGTTGGTTTCTCTCTGGAACTCTAGCGACCTGAGACAGTTGGGTAGCTTAGGCCATTTTCAATGTCTAGCTTCTCAGAACTTCTGGGTCAGAAAGGGAGGTTCCACACATTGATTTGGACGTGCTCGACATCTGCGTGAGTGTGGTGAGTGGAAGAGCATCAGGCCATGTCCCAGGTCTTTCCAAATCAGACTCCATTATTTCTGACATTCCTCTTCCTAAAAACCAGAGGTAGGAATTCAGGGCCGCCATTTTCGTCGTCTCTTATCGCGATGGGAATCAGCGTTctctgctgctgctcctgctgaaCACGACGACATTCCAGCCACCGGGAAATGCTCGGGACTCAGTATCATTCTCAGACCTAGGCAGGAGGGTTCCGTGCTTGCCCTCCTCCACAGGTGCCCCGCCGCACGGGGCAAAGAGTCTGCAGGGCCAACAGGGATGTGCCCCCCCAATGTCCACGCCATCCCCAGAGACCGCATTCTGGTACCCAGAACCTGAGAATTCCCTGCAGACTTTCAAGGCCTGCTCTGGCCGCTTCCTTGCCAGTGCCACACCCCTGGGGCAGCCAAAGGGCAGCTGTTTGCAGGGGTTGTGGACCGagtttgtgatggagtttcagCGTCCACATGTGTGCCTGAGGCCCCTAGCAGCCTGGGAGGGAGCAgggtgaggggaggaggggatgggagaAGATCTGGCCCACCTCTTCCCCTGCTGTCTCGTTCCTGCAGGAAATGCCAGAAACTAGGAATTCCACATTCCAACACGGTCTTCCAGATTGCTGTGAAAGTATATTTGTCAAGGGAGGAGAatagaatatatttaattaagAACTTGCTAGCCTGGTTTataccttttaaatatttagacacaTGATATATACGCCTCCATCTGTACACTTGCTCCCCGCCTTGCGAGTGTTGAGGGGGCGGCTGTCATCACTCTCCAAAATGCCTGGCTTCTCATCACGCTGCCTGTGTATACAAGCTCCTGACCA
This region of Gorilla gorilla gorilla isolate KB3781 chromosome 2, NHGRI_mGorGor1-v2.1_pri, whole genome shotgun sequence genomic DNA includes:
- the ZBTB38 gene encoding zinc finger and BTB domain-containing protein 38 isoform X2, which produces MMTVMSLSRDLKDDFHSDTVLSILNEQRIRGILCDVTIIVEDTKFKAHSNVLAASSLYFKNIFWSHTICISSHVLELDDLKAEVFTEILNYIYSSTVVVKRQETVTDLAAAGKKLGISFLEDLTDRNFSNSPGPYVFCITEKGVVKEEKNEKRHEEPAITNGPRITNAFSIIETENSNNMFSPLDLRASFKKVSDSMRTASLCLERTDVCHEAEPVRTLAEHSYAVSSVAEAYRSQPVREHDGSSPGNTGKENCEALAAKPKTCRKPKTFSIPQDSDSATENIPPPPVSNLEVNQERSPQPAAVLTRSKSPNNEGDVHFSREDENQSSDVPGPPAAEVPPLVYNCSCCSKAFDSSTLLSAHMQLHKPTQEPLVCKYCNKQFTTLNRLDRHEQICMRSSHMPIPGGNQRFLENYPTIGQNGGSFTGPEPLLSENRIGEFSSTGSTLPDTDHMVKFVNGQMLYSCVVCKRSYVTLSSLRRHANVHSWRRTYPCHYCNKVFALAEYRTRHEIWHTGERRYQCIFCLETFMTYYILKNHQKSFHAIDHRLSISKKTANGGLKPSVYPYKLYRLLPMKCKRAPYKSYRNSSYENARENSQMNESAPGTYVVQNPHSSELPTLNFQDTVNTLTNSPAIPLETSACQDIPTSANVQNAEGTKWGEEALKIDLDNNFYSAEVSVSSTENAVSSDLRAGDVPVLSLSNSSENAASVISYSGSAPSVIVHSSQFSSVIMHSNAIAAMTSSNHRAFSDPAVSQSLKDDSKPEPDKVGRFASRPKSIKEKKKTTSHTRGEIPEESNYVADPGGSLSKTTNIAEETSKTETYIAKPALPGTSTNSNVAPLCQITVKIGNEAIVKRHILGSKLFYKRGRRPKYQMQEEPLPQGNDPEPSGDSPLGLCQSECMEMSEVFDDASDQDSTDKPWRPYYNYKPKKKSRQLKKMRKVNWRKEHGNRSPSHKCKYPAELDCAVGKAPQDKPFEEEETKEMPKLQCELCDGDKAVGAGNQGRPHRHLTSRPYACELCAKQFQSPSTLKMHMRCHTGEKPYQCKTCGRCFSVQGNLQKHERIHLGLKEFVCQYCNKAFTLNETLKIHERIHTGEKRYHCQFCFQRFLYLSTKRNHEQRHIREHNGKGYACFQCPKICKTAAALGMHQKKHLFKSPSQQEKIGDMCHENSNPLENQHFIGSEDNDQKDNIQTGVENVVL